Proteins from a single region of Argopecten irradians isolate NY chromosome 7, Ai_NY, whole genome shotgun sequence:
- the LOC138328115 gene encoding cytoskeleton-associated protein 2-like isoform X1, whose product MQRKEGKMADVPAESRQEKLGIGSKSKHDEYMERFHQFKKAKQMQQPLQERRKSTNNNVQKRKSCPDATSKVPFKKSKENTGVLGSLSRSKPNPCKTNTAKKPANSQQSTQKQEPRVSTIVDTETEHPETPMLVRLQRWKEEKQKRIQESKKENRKSCTGLTASYKKQIKPVGPRPSQQSQNRQASRTSDKTPTSTEGSMSKWERLSRGKGSIIKPKDGVLSQAMSNSRNNMARKGSVTGMLGPGSTARPSGSHDTVTKSQTNSRSQTTTQKVKPKRRHSEVQARLSPLRRRGILKRKSCIADFGGNQETESCDRVPTKDKTSAPSPTDNKTGQTTIRVCKTPDTARTVRFSSPQHQTNDTMFRKTPSKHGPKEESMRHKLNDWLVAKGKTPSKFRHLVCFDAKMSERKKRDPKMLRSLTVEELTVQQETMDRETPVAVNLKGAFDKVAEEEEIGAGDGQTQEDSDLSQLRTILDECTILFEAGCPQTDILKWLDSIEQNIPLAKKSAIFYICKAQVLQCTADLDSVLKVFEQAVINAAQPAQELASALTTIVKDITKERERKARQKGVEKRLQEENIFESSTIKYCVRQVTPFKKRSRKSTGDISTPQCNVLTPVRRSTRRSLASLPDNLQEKTPVFNTLEELSKDDQKKTLFKENTALTPLYSEEGVLEKFTLDFNDSSDVLV is encoded by the exons TGTACAGAAGAGAAAATCATGCCCAGATGCAACTAGTAAAGTGCCTTTTAAGAAGTCCAAAGAAAACACAGGCGTTTTGGGCTCACTATCCAGGTCAAAACCCAATCCTTGCAAAACTAATACAGCTAAGAAACCTGCTAATTCTCAGCAATCGACACAGAAGCAGGAGCCAAGAGTTAGCACCATAGTGGACACAGAAACAGAACACCCAGAAACACCAATGTt AGTGAGACTACAGCGATGGAAGGAAGAAAAACAGAAAAGGATTCAAGAGAGTAAGAAGGAAAACAG AAAGAGTTGTACAGGTTTAACAGCTTCATATAAGAAACAGATCAAGCCAGTTGGGCCACGACCTTCCCAACAGTCACAAAACCGACAAGCAAGTCGGACCTCTGATAAGACTCCTACAAGTACTGAAGGATCTATGAGTAAATGGGAAAGACTGTCCAGAGGCAAAGGCTCAATCATCAAACCAAAAGATGGTGTGCTGTCCCAGGCCATGTCCAACTCCAGGAACAACATGGCACGTAAGGGCAGTGTTACAGGAATGCTTGGACCAGGGTCAACAGCCAGGCCATCGGGATCACACGACACCGTGACTAAGTCTCAAACCAACAGCAGGAGTCAAACAACAACTCAGAAAGTAAAGCCAAAGCGACGCCACTCAGAG GTCCAAGCTCGACTCAGTCCTTTAAGAAGACGTGGGATTCTGAAGAGGAAGTCTTGTATCGCCGATTTTGGAGGTAATCAAGAGACAGAATCCTGTGACAGAGTTCCCACCAAGGATAAAACATCGGCCCCGTCGCCTACTGACAACAAAACTGGGCAGACAACCATTCGAGTGTGTAAAACTCCAGATACAGCTAGGACTGTGCGATTCTCTTCCCCGCAGCACCAGACCAACGATACCATGTTCAGGAAGACTCCTAGTAAACATGGGCCCAAGGAGGAATCCATGAG ACACAAACTAAATGATTGGCTTGTTGCCAAAGGAAAAACACCATCAAAATTCCGACATCTTGTCTGCTTTGATGCCAAAATGTCTGAGAGAAAGAAAAGGGACCCAAAGATGTTAAGAAGCTTAACAGTTGAGGAACTCACGGTACAG CAAGAGACAATGGACAGAGAGACCCCAGTGGCTGTGAATCTAAAAGGAGCATTTGATAAAGTTGCCGAAGAAGAGGAGATTGGAGCAGGTGACGGTCAGACACAAGAGGACTCTGATCTCTCTCAGCTGCGTACCATTCTGGATGAATGTACCATTCTTTTTGAGGCA GGCTGTCCACAGACTGACATCCTGAAATGGCTGGATTCCATTGAACAGAACATACCCCTGGCTAAGAAGTCGGCCATCTTCTATATCTGTAAGGCTCAGGTGTTACAGTGTACTGCCGATCTGGATAGTGTCCTCAAGGTGTTTGAACAAGCTGTTATCAATGCAGCCCAG CCTGCACAGGAACTGGCCTCAGCTCTGACAACCATTGTCAAGGACATCACAAAGGAGAGGGAACGGAAAGCACGCCAGAAAGGAGTTGAGAAACGTCTTCAAGAGGAAAATATATTTGAGTCCTCAACCATCAAATACTGTGTTCGTCAAGTTACCCCGTTCAAAAAGag GAGTAGAAAATCAACAGGCGATATATCAACTCCCCAGTGCAATGTGCTGACACCCGTGAGGCGGTCTACACGCCGGAGTCTGGCTAGTCTACCGGACAACCTTCAAGAGAAAACACCCGTGTTTAACACTCTGGAGGAACTCTCCAAGGATGACCAGAAAAAGACATTGTTCAAAGAAAACACAGCTCTAACGCCACTGTATTCAGAGGAAGGTGTGCTGGAAAAGTTTACACTAGATTTCAATGATTCTAGTGATGTTTTGGTCTGA
- the LOC138328115 gene encoding cytoskeleton-associated protein 2-like isoform X2, giving the protein MERFHQFKKAKQMQQPLQERRKSTNNNVQKRKSCPDATSKVPFKKSKENTGVLGSLSRSKPNPCKTNTAKKPANSQQSTQKQEPRVSTIVDTETEHPETPMLVRLQRWKEEKQKRIQESKKENRKSCTGLTASYKKQIKPVGPRPSQQSQNRQASRTSDKTPTSTEGSMSKWERLSRGKGSIIKPKDGVLSQAMSNSRNNMARKGSVTGMLGPGSTARPSGSHDTVTKSQTNSRSQTTTQKVKPKRRHSEVQARLSPLRRRGILKRKSCIADFGGNQETESCDRVPTKDKTSAPSPTDNKTGQTTIRVCKTPDTARTVRFSSPQHQTNDTMFRKTPSKHGPKEESMRHKLNDWLVAKGKTPSKFRHLVCFDAKMSERKKRDPKMLRSLTVEELTVQQETMDRETPVAVNLKGAFDKVAEEEEIGAGDGQTQEDSDLSQLRTILDECTILFEAGCPQTDILKWLDSIEQNIPLAKKSAIFYICKAQVLQCTADLDSVLKVFEQAVINAAQPAQELASALTTIVKDITKERERKARQKGVEKRLQEENIFESSTIKYCVRQVTPFKKRSRKSTGDISTPQCNVLTPVRRSTRRSLASLPDNLQEKTPVFNTLEELSKDDQKKTLFKENTALTPLYSEEGVLEKFTLDFNDSSDVLV; this is encoded by the exons TGTACAGAAGAGAAAATCATGCCCAGATGCAACTAGTAAAGTGCCTTTTAAGAAGTCCAAAGAAAACACAGGCGTTTTGGGCTCACTATCCAGGTCAAAACCCAATCCTTGCAAAACTAATACAGCTAAGAAACCTGCTAATTCTCAGCAATCGACACAGAAGCAGGAGCCAAGAGTTAGCACCATAGTGGACACAGAAACAGAACACCCAGAAACACCAATGTt AGTGAGACTACAGCGATGGAAGGAAGAAAAACAGAAAAGGATTCAAGAGAGTAAGAAGGAAAACAG AAAGAGTTGTACAGGTTTAACAGCTTCATATAAGAAACAGATCAAGCCAGTTGGGCCACGACCTTCCCAACAGTCACAAAACCGACAAGCAAGTCGGACCTCTGATAAGACTCCTACAAGTACTGAAGGATCTATGAGTAAATGGGAAAGACTGTCCAGAGGCAAAGGCTCAATCATCAAACCAAAAGATGGTGTGCTGTCCCAGGCCATGTCCAACTCCAGGAACAACATGGCACGTAAGGGCAGTGTTACAGGAATGCTTGGACCAGGGTCAACAGCCAGGCCATCGGGATCACACGACACCGTGACTAAGTCTCAAACCAACAGCAGGAGTCAAACAACAACTCAGAAAGTAAAGCCAAAGCGACGCCACTCAGAG GTCCAAGCTCGACTCAGTCCTTTAAGAAGACGTGGGATTCTGAAGAGGAAGTCTTGTATCGCCGATTTTGGAGGTAATCAAGAGACAGAATCCTGTGACAGAGTTCCCACCAAGGATAAAACATCGGCCCCGTCGCCTACTGACAACAAAACTGGGCAGACAACCATTCGAGTGTGTAAAACTCCAGATACAGCTAGGACTGTGCGATTCTCTTCCCCGCAGCACCAGACCAACGATACCATGTTCAGGAAGACTCCTAGTAAACATGGGCCCAAGGAGGAATCCATGAG ACACAAACTAAATGATTGGCTTGTTGCCAAAGGAAAAACACCATCAAAATTCCGACATCTTGTCTGCTTTGATGCCAAAATGTCTGAGAGAAAGAAAAGGGACCCAAAGATGTTAAGAAGCTTAACAGTTGAGGAACTCACGGTACAG CAAGAGACAATGGACAGAGAGACCCCAGTGGCTGTGAATCTAAAAGGAGCATTTGATAAAGTTGCCGAAGAAGAGGAGATTGGAGCAGGTGACGGTCAGACACAAGAGGACTCTGATCTCTCTCAGCTGCGTACCATTCTGGATGAATGTACCATTCTTTTTGAGGCA GGCTGTCCACAGACTGACATCCTGAAATGGCTGGATTCCATTGAACAGAACATACCCCTGGCTAAGAAGTCGGCCATCTTCTATATCTGTAAGGCTCAGGTGTTACAGTGTACTGCCGATCTGGATAGTGTCCTCAAGGTGTTTGAACAAGCTGTTATCAATGCAGCCCAG CCTGCACAGGAACTGGCCTCAGCTCTGACAACCATTGTCAAGGACATCACAAAGGAGAGGGAACGGAAAGCACGCCAGAAAGGAGTTGAGAAACGTCTTCAAGAGGAAAATATATTTGAGTCCTCAACCATCAAATACTGTGTTCGTCAAGTTACCCCGTTCAAAAAGag GAGTAGAAAATCAACAGGCGATATATCAACTCCCCAGTGCAATGTGCTGACACCCGTGAGGCGGTCTACACGCCGGAGTCTGGCTAGTCTACCGGACAACCTTCAAGAGAAAACACCCGTGTTTAACACTCTGGAGGAACTCTCCAAGGATGACCAGAAAAAGACATTGTTCAAAGAAAACACAGCTCTAACGCCACTGTATTCAGAGGAAGGTGTGCTGGAAAAGTTTACACTAGATTTCAATGATTCTAGTGATGTTTTGGTCTGA